In uncultured Desulfuromonas sp., the genomic stretch TTCCTGATTGGTTCAGGATGACGACCGACAGTAATCATTGATCGCGGGGAAACCCGTCAAGGAGGGTAATTTATGGGGCAGTTGATTGATGGAAAAGCGCTGGCCGCAAAAATGCGCGAACAGATGACCGCACAGGTGGCCGAGTTGACCGCCAAGGGTGTGACCCCCGGCCTGGCCGTGGTTCTGGTCGGTGAAGATCCGGCAAGCCGTGTTTATGTCAGTATGAAGGAGAAAGCCTGCGCGGCGACCGGTATTTTTTCCGATGAACATAAGCTGCCTGCGGAAACGACACAGGATGAGTTGCTGGCCCTGATCGACAAGCTTAACAACGATGAGCGTATCGACGGTATCCTGGTGCAACTGCCACTGCCCGACCATATTGATGAAGATTGCATTCTCAACGCGATCTCACCGCTCAAGGACGTCGATGGCTTTCACCCATTCAATGTTGGTTGCTTAGCCACGGGCAACCCGACGTTTCGTTCCTGTACCCCGTATGGCGTCATGAAAATGCTCGAATCAATCAATTATGACCTGAATGGCAAAGAGGTGGTTGTTGTCGGTCGTTCCAATATTGTTGGTAAGCCGGTGGCTCTGATGTGTCTGGCTGAAAACGCCACCGTGACCCTCTGCCATTCCCGTACCGCAGACCTTCCCGGTCACGTTGGTCGTGCCGATGTGGTGATTGCTGCCGTTGGTCGTCCTGAGATGATCAAGGGTGAGTGGATCAAGCCGGGGGCGGTGGTGATTGACGTCGGTATCAACCGGGTGGGCGATAAGAAGCTGGTCGGCGATGTCGAATTTGAGGCTGCTGAGAAGAAAGCCAGTTATATCACGCCGGTGCCTGGTGG encodes the following:
- the folD gene encoding bifunctional methylenetetrahydrofolate dehydrogenase/methenyltetrahydrofolate cyclohydrolase FolD, translated to MGQLIDGKALAAKMREQMTAQVAELTAKGVTPGLAVVLVGEDPASRVYVSMKEKACAATGIFSDEHKLPAETTQDELLALIDKLNNDERIDGILVQLPLPDHIDEDCILNAISPLKDVDGFHPFNVGCLATGNPTFRSCTPYGVMKMLESINYDLNGKEVVVVGRSNIVGKPVALMCLAENATVTLCHSRTADLPGHVGRADVVIAAVGRPEMIKGEWIKPGAVVIDVGINRVGDKKLVGDVEFEAAEKKASYITPVPGGVGPMTITMLLFNTVHSAMQRAAR